A genomic stretch from Chitinophaga agri includes:
- a CDS encoding SusD/RagB family nutrient-binding outer membrane lipoprotein codes for MKRYRWCIYLLFLGLSACTAGFEEINTDPRRTDSVPPGDQLTAAAYFISGGREMGYPNLYLFQPMVQYVSGAPGMRAGGKYILNEFYNNCMWDNLYGKSVKQLADLLVRQKDNTEMVNYRAAARVLKVYVFSLLTDTYGDIPYFGAGQAWYGKNYTPAYDRQEAIYLDFFKELREAVMQFDATKAPIDNDILYSGNIGKWKRLAGSLWLRLAMRLTKVNPVIAREQVQAAYTSGVMQESQDNFRMLHDDYAYPDLRGNGYAQALLEDNVYQWAKGCQTFVAYLKAARDPRLPIFFANQDADGNDITTVTNYLAIAPGSYYWDDEQSYTSPSGVVVPAANKYCLLNQPFRHLSTPFLHLGYAEVCFLLAEAAARGWVPDVANHRYQEGIRAAIDQLKLYPEIPYISEAAINAFVNAHSLTPGKEIEQINLQKWVALFPNGFEAYANQRRSGYPVLEAITDNGTESETNGVVPRRLFYPAMEAFSNTKHYQEALDRMGGTDDWLHPVWWDR; via the coding sequence ATGAAACGATACCGTTGGTGTATATACTTATTATTCCTGGGGCTCTCTGCCTGTACCGCAGGATTTGAAGAGATCAATACTGATCCCCGCAGGACAGACAGTGTCCCCCCGGGTGATCAGCTGACAGCTGCCGCATACTTTATCAGTGGAGGCAGGGAGATGGGATATCCGAATCTTTACCTGTTTCAGCCCATGGTGCAATACGTGAGTGGTGCACCCGGCATGCGGGCAGGCGGGAAGTACATACTGAATGAATTTTACAACAACTGTATGTGGGATAATCTGTATGGTAAAAGTGTCAAACAACTGGCCGACCTGCTGGTCAGGCAAAAGGATAATACGGAGATGGTGAACTACCGGGCAGCAGCTCGCGTGCTGAAGGTATATGTGTTCTCGCTGCTTACAGATACTTATGGTGATATTCCTTATTTCGGTGCGGGACAGGCATGGTATGGCAAGAACTATACACCTGCTTATGACAGACAGGAAGCTATCTACCTGGATTTCTTTAAAGAGCTGCGGGAGGCAGTCATGCAGTTTGATGCCACAAAGGCGCCAATAGATAACGATATCCTTTACAGCGGTAATATCGGTAAATGGAAGCGCCTGGCAGGTTCGTTGTGGTTACGGTTGGCAATGCGGCTGACCAAAGTAAATCCGGTGATCGCACGTGAGCAGGTACAGGCAGCGTATACGTCGGGCGTGATGCAGGAGTCGCAGGACAATTTCCGGATGCTGCATGATGATTATGCCTATCCTGATCTGAGGGGAAATGGCTATGCACAGGCATTGCTGGAAGATAATGTTTACCAGTGGGCCAAAGGATGCCAGACGTTTGTGGCGTATCTGAAGGCAGCGCGGGACCCGCGCTTGCCCATTTTTTTTGCTAATCAGGATGCAGACGGAAATGATATTACAACGGTGACTAACTACCTGGCGATTGCACCGGGATCATACTACTGGGATGATGAACAATCTTATACCAGTCCTTCAGGCGTGGTGGTTCCTGCTGCCAATAAATACTGCCTGCTGAACCAGCCGTTTCGCCACTTGTCTACCCCGTTCCTGCACCTCGGCTATGCAGAGGTATGTTTCCTGCTGGCGGAAGCGGCCGCCAGGGGATGGGTACCTGATGTGGCCAACCATCGCTATCAGGAGGGGATCAGGGCCGCGATTGATCAGCTGAAATTATACCCGGAGATCCCTTACATTTCCGAAGCTGCCATCAATGCTTTTGTCAATGCCCATTCCCTGACGCCCGGCAAGGAAATAGAACAGATCAATTTACAGAAGTGGGTAGCCCTGTTTCCCAACGGATTTGAAGCCTATGCCAATCAGCGACGCAGCGGTTATCCGGTACTGGAAGCGATAACAGATAACGGCACCGAATCTGAAACAAACGGGGTGGTGCCCCGCCGCTTGTTTTATCCGGCCATGGAAGCGTTCAGTAATACCAAACACTACCAGGAAGCCCTTGACAGAATGGGCGGGACTGACGACTGGCTACACCCGGTGTGGTGGGACCGCTGA
- a CDS encoding fibronectin type III domain-containing protein, with the protein MRRILLTLLSLVTLLLCGTFNSYAQENLHKIVGLADPKDGKIRLRWSPASYIAWEIGNKYGYTVERFTISQNGVLVNQPKPVMLTRQPLKPYPLERMEALSQQHDRIAVIAELIYGEGAKKVTPEGGIGAFLESQHTNDWRMGMALLTCDLSVPAAQSAGLYLEDTDVKKGERYAYRIAPAQQPQNLVIDTAYIVASTDEPFILARPQELAIVCGDSSATLGWITTFSRSMYSAYVIERAVDGKNFKPVSELPVIPTAPDRNGFSYYQDSLPDNDHRFTYRIRGISPFGEYGPYSQTVEGIGVPTVSDRPVMDTIIVVENKKITLQWSLPGKLSRQLDKLIITRADKSRGPFETVATLKGNALTFTDGQPGLSNYYRIKGITKNGRAIYSFPYFAQLIDSTPPAVPIGLTGKIDSTGIVKLQWTANKETDLRGYRIFRANSSKEEFVEITRTILEKPAFTDTVTLRTLTSHVFYKVIAVDKNYNPSDYSPYIMLKRPDTIPPSRPLMTKAYRSDSLQAIVLEWINSSSSDVVKYTLYRINTKDSTRREVAVWDTASRRDHYLDTALMAGHTYYYELTVYDDAGNYARELSGDIWFETGKRASIKAFKGIVNAEKKIIELSWQYDQPEVRQYRIYRAKNDHPFILYKTTEAATQQWSDSEVFLGNVYKYKITAVMKGDVKAEMSKVVEVKF; encoded by the coding sequence ATGCGTCGAATCCTATTGACCCTTTTGTCGTTAGTCACCTTGTTGTTATGCGGCACATTTAATTCCTATGCGCAGGAAAATCTACATAAGATTGTCGGTCTGGCCGATCCTAAAGACGGAAAGATCCGTTTGAGATGGTCTCCTGCAAGTTACATTGCCTGGGAGATCGGGAACAAATACGGTTATACCGTTGAGCGTTTTACTATCTCACAGAATGGTGTGCTGGTAAATCAGCCGAAACCGGTCATGCTGACCCGGCAACCCCTGAAACCTTACCCGCTGGAGCGCATGGAAGCATTGTCTCAGCAGCATGACCGCATTGCTGTTATTGCAGAACTTATATATGGGGAAGGGGCGAAGAAAGTGACCCCTGAAGGAGGTATCGGTGCATTTCTTGAAAGTCAGCATACGAACGACTGGAGAATGGGTATGGCGCTGCTGACCTGTGATCTCTCAGTACCTGCCGCTCAAAGTGCCGGATTATACCTGGAAGACACAGATGTAAAAAAGGGTGAGCGGTATGCCTATCGTATCGCACCAGCACAACAGCCCCAGAACCTGGTGATCGATACTGCATATATAGTTGCCTCTACTGACGAACCGTTTATACTTGCCAGGCCACAGGAGCTGGCTATAGTTTGTGGTGATAGCAGTGCGACACTGGGCTGGATCACTACTTTCTCACGCAGTATGTATAGTGCCTATGTGATAGAGCGGGCTGTAGATGGTAAAAACTTTAAACCAGTTTCTGAGCTGCCTGTTATTCCGACCGCTCCAGATAGAAATGGGTTCTCCTACTACCAGGATTCACTACCTGATAATGATCACCGGTTTACCTACCGTATACGGGGTATTTCCCCATTCGGTGAGTATGGTCCATATTCGCAAACGGTAGAAGGAATAGGGGTGCCTACGGTGTCCGATCGCCCTGTAATGGATACGATCATTGTTGTGGAGAATAAAAAGATCACCCTGCAATGGTCGCTGCCAGGTAAATTATCCCGCCAGCTGGATAAACTGATCATTACCCGTGCTGATAAAAGCCGTGGTCCGTTCGAGACTGTCGCCACACTGAAAGGAAATGCACTCACCTTTACAGACGGGCAGCCGGGTTTGTCAAACTATTACCGTATTAAGGGTATCACTAAGAATGGCAGGGCTATTTATTCTTTTCCTTATTTCGCACAGCTGATAGACAGTACGCCTCCCGCAGTACCTATAGGATTAACCGGTAAGATCGATTCTACAGGCATTGTAAAGCTGCAATGGACGGCTAATAAGGAGACAGACCTTCGGGGCTATCGCATATTTCGTGCGAACAGCAGCAAGGAGGAGTTTGTAGAGATCACCAGGACCATACTGGAAAAGCCGGCATTCACCGATACCGTTACTTTGCGCACGCTCACTTCGCATGTGTTCTATAAAGTGATAGCGGTAGATAAGAACTATAATCCTTCCGACTATTCACCCTATATCATGTTGAAAAGACCGGATACGATCCCGCCATCCCGTCCGCTGATGACAAAGGCCTACCGCTCCGACAGTCTTCAGGCCATTGTACTGGAATGGATCAATAGTTCCAGCAGCGACGTTGTAAAATATACTTTGTACAGGATCAACACCAAAGATAGTACCCGCAGGGAAGTGGCTGTATGGGATACAGCTTCCAGACGGGACCATTACCTGGATACTGCATTGATGGCAGGCCATACCTACTACTATGAACTAACAGTCTATGATGATGCGGGGAATTATGCACGGGAACTGAGTGGGGACATCTGGTTTGAGACAGGAAAACGCGCTTCTATCAAAGCATTTAAGGGTATTGTGAACGCGGAAAAGAAGATCATTGAATTAAGCTGGCAATATGATCAGCCCGAAGTCAGGCAATACCGTATTTACCGGGCTAAGAATGATCATCCGTTCATACTGTACAAAACAACCGAAGCTGCCACACAGCAATGGTCAGATAGCGAAGTCTTCTTAGGTAATGTTTACAAATACAAAATAACCGCTGTGATGAAAGGTGATGTGAAAGCTGAAATGAGCAAAGTGGTAGAAGTTAAATTCTAA
- a CDS encoding SprB repeat-containing protein, whose translation MKWLLGLVILIAAGCMQSYGQSLSGSTWLFGQYASGSSTSPMIYVQYTGTGQDEALGGTPLGPGMVAAAGVKAAPPYLLRTSTGSSVGGIYTSSAYPFDFSSERDDLPFVGAYSNYNLGNSSTASIRWLYGMVAPNKLSASPATACGNGSVYISSGNNWPLFDDQYVKSYVVFEYNIVGTSAWKPIDSVSTYGGTYGLSFVPSQKIPEIRSGTKNVRFQSKVKAVYSNKTYYSAYSAASSPIEILAPAPALNVSRIETKMTCAGESNGAVRVPVGAVTSANPTMRWILRPGNVTNPCFPDGTSNCGNGIAQSEGAVPVSTTEIAYSGLAAGTYTLWFVNPGEELRSCFSSYSFTIGSFPAVAIAEDQGQHKNISCYNANDGRLRATATGGDPAGQYYFTLLRSDNTIYTGEQAGNGASLVWDNLPAGKYKLRVRNDRCSDVQTSQEIELTQPPQMTGTISLVQPTCNVPGNGAVTVTANAGGVASFRYELYKGGVLQQQSGVVPDRSYTFSGLTGGNYAVQFYNNDVAGCPPWVGNTTLDAPVPLTLVLASRDSVSCYGGSDGKLRFTASGGTGVYTYTLSGGTIGTRTSTDGLFENLPAGDYTIQLTNQASGCNDLVAQPVSVFQRSQLTIQLQPAGISCYGFDDAAVRALVNGGSGSYRYKWQQLKNGVWMENSFWFETDTKIDALAAGTYRVVITDAKANGCTVTADEVVINDVTALKITDITVTDAVCLADGVHIVMTATGGTGAYTYSLSTNGGTTFTPFTAATKLTTSGAYHLQVTDANGCVTPADDVYNVALPAAALDFSTTVSDYHGYNISCKNAADGRITVNATGGNGGAFSGYEYSLNGGKYQASPVFDQLGGNSYTISVKDGRGCEVSKTINLTEPDMKEVTLTKADIACNGAATGKLTVDITGGAGAYNLTVNSQAVTAGTTLEQLSAGVYDIHITDANVCPVDTSITLVNTYPALTIDSAVITAIICYDNTARIDIGATGGDGVHHFSLSTDNWSSATSYTSGAALTAGSYALRLTDGQGCIINYPDILEITAPAAPLRLTAILSEHNGFNISCKDAADGIITVQATGGNGGSYVGYQYSINGVAYQASPVFDHLGPGDYTVSVKDGRGCIASVTTTLKQSDMQVNLTKTDVTCNGDATGTLTVQVTGGTTTYSLTVNGQAVTAGTTLQQLPAGIYNIHITDANGCPTDTSITIVNTYPALTIDSAVVKDIVCYGTTGRIDLGGSGGDGIHTFSLSTDNWNSAVNYTSGAVLTPGDYALRLTDGQGCITSYPDILQITAPASPFSFTVSLSDYNGYNVTCAGSNGVITVNATGGNGGKYTGYQYSIGGRAYQSSPVFDHLRAGTYTISVKDARGCESSTTVTLVQSDMKVALTKTDIICNGAATGTLTTVITGGAGSYSLTVNGRTVMPGTTLQQLSAGRYDIHITDANGCPIDTNITIVYTYPALHIDSAVVTDIVCYGTKGRINIGASGGDGMYTFSLSTDNWNSASTYTTGAALDAGNYKLRLTDGQGCMTNYTDNLKVTAPASPLTFTTTLSNYNGYNISCMGGNNGTAAITAAGGNGASYSGYTYAVDGGMFTTDTLFKQLNAGKHTFSVKDARGCVLSKDVVLTAPATAINLTLVSRQQVPCASLPVGSITVTGSGGTGGLQYSIDNLNWQSAATFNGLVAGAYTVMVRDQNGCVKTLSTEIVPVNPPIVIDSITVNDIVCYGQKGTIQVRAHGGTGSLTSEYAWNGGNYDHTFNNTTPMGAGTYTIRIKDAAGCYSAVSAVKHITAPSTALDVAVTTTDYNGLQISCYGRSDGSISLAATGGNGGSYNGYKYSINNSAYATANTYTNLTAGNYSIKVSDGRGCELVRQVVLQQPAAALTLAVSSKEDLTCEANPTGMIGLQAGGGTAPYTYAMNGGSWQQVPVFAALPANTYALQVKDVNGCMANVTEQLNAMYPPITATATIDDVTCNGLADGSLAVMPTGGDGQYTYEWNVAGLSGHTVKDLPAGTYTVKITDGAGCFSSFTNEVGQPTRLQLEVDAPAVCDGQNGSIDAYVSGGIAPYKYSLNQSSWLPAGSFTQMEAGQYNIRIQDQHGCEIAQDFAIEKRNVKPDVNFLVASRRNALDTLVLKEISVPAPDHVSWSYSPAATFLGYEPDGTPLIKFAAPGTYWVEMTGTFGECIYSERKEVMISPYDPLAGPGYTVPVRVIDTVMMSPNPNNGNFSFTVKLNRKQQVVAYVYDMNGIIAGKRQYAPALQIDDKFSVGGTATRTFILRIITESESRDVRFIISR comes from the coding sequence ATGAAGTGGCTGTTAGGGCTTGTTATTTTGATTGCCGCCGGATGCATGCAGTCATATGGCCAGAGCTTGTCTGGCTCCACCTGGCTGTTCGGCCAGTATGCCTCAGGTAGCAGCACTTCGCCCATGATATATGTTCAATATACTGGTACCGGACAGGATGAAGCGCTCGGAGGTACGCCTCTGGGACCCGGAATGGTAGCTGCCGCAGGAGTAAAAGCGGCACCTCCTTATTTACTGAGAACTTCAACCGGGTCTTCTGTGGGAGGTATTTATACAAGTTCTGCCTATCCATTCGACTTCTCTTCCGAGCGCGACGATCTGCCATTTGTGGGGGCATACAGCAATTATAACCTGGGTAACTCCAGTACTGCCAGTATACGGTGGCTGTACGGGATGGTGGCGCCCAATAAGTTGTCCGCCTCACCGGCTACGGCATGTGGCAATGGTTCTGTATACATCAGCTCAGGTAACAACTGGCCGCTCTTCGATGATCAGTATGTCAAATCATATGTTGTATTTGAATACAATATCGTAGGTACAAGTGCATGGAAGCCGATAGATTCTGTTTCTACCTATGGCGGGACTTATGGATTAAGCTTTGTGCCTTCACAAAAGATCCCCGAAATACGCAGTGGTACTAAAAACGTTCGTTTTCAGAGCAAGGTGAAAGCCGTGTATAGTAATAAAACGTACTATTCGGCTTATTCTGCTGCATCGTCTCCTATAGAAATACTGGCACCCGCTCCAGCGCTGAATGTCAGTCGGATAGAGACGAAAATGACGTGTGCGGGTGAGTCCAATGGCGCTGTCAGGGTACCCGTGGGTGCTGTCACGAGTGCGAATCCGACCATGCGCTGGATACTCAGACCTGGTAATGTAACCAATCCCTGCTTCCCCGATGGTACATCCAATTGTGGTAATGGCATCGCGCAGAGTGAGGGCGCAGTGCCCGTGAGCACCACAGAAATAGCTTACAGCGGTCTTGCTGCTGGCACCTATACGCTTTGGTTCGTGAATCCTGGTGAGGAACTGAGAAGCTGCTTTTCCAGCTATTCATTTACTATCGGCTCCTTCCCGGCGGTAGCTATCGCAGAAGATCAGGGGCAACATAAGAACATCAGCTGCTATAATGCAAACGATGGCCGCCTGCGTGCTACTGCCACCGGTGGCGATCCGGCAGGTCAATATTATTTTACCTTATTACGTAGTGATAACACGATCTATACAGGTGAACAGGCTGGTAATGGGGCCTCTCTGGTATGGGATAATCTGCCAGCGGGTAAATATAAACTCCGCGTCAGAAACGACAGGTGTAGTGATGTACAGACAAGCCAGGAAATTGAACTGACACAGCCTCCTCAAATGACCGGTACGATCAGTCTTGTGCAGCCTACCTGTAATGTGCCTGGTAATGGAGCTGTTACTGTAACGGCAAATGCAGGCGGGGTCGCCTCATTCAGGTATGAGCTGTATAAAGGTGGTGTGCTGCAGCAACAATCCGGGGTTGTGCCAGACAGAAGTTATACTTTTTCCGGACTGACAGGTGGCAACTATGCAGTGCAATTTTACAATAACGACGTAGCTGGTTGTCCTCCATGGGTTGGGAATACGACGCTGGATGCCCCTGTGCCGCTGACATTAGTGCTCGCCTCCCGTGACTCCGTAAGCTGTTATGGAGGTAGTGATGGTAAACTCCGTTTCACTGCTTCGGGTGGAACCGGTGTATATACTTATACCTTGTCTGGTGGCACGATAGGTACACGTACCAGTACTGACGGACTTTTTGAAAATCTGCCTGCAGGTGATTATACTATACAGCTGACTAACCAGGCGTCCGGATGTAATGATCTGGTCGCTCAGCCTGTCAGTGTATTCCAGCGGTCACAGCTCACTATACAGCTGCAACCTGCCGGTATCAGCTGCTACGGCTTTGATGATGCAGCAGTACGGGCCCTGGTAAACGGAGGTTCCGGTAGTTACAGATATAAATGGCAGCAGCTGAAGAACGGCGTATGGATGGAGAATAGCTTCTGGTTTGAAACGGATACAAAGATAGACGCACTGGCTGCAGGTACTTACCGCGTGGTCATCACAGATGCGAAGGCTAACGGTTGTACTGTCACGGCGGATGAAGTGGTGATCAACGATGTAACAGCATTAAAGATCACTGATATTACCGTTACAGATGCCGTCTGTCTCGCTGATGGTGTGCATATTGTCATGACGGCTACCGGCGGAACAGGGGCATATACCTATTCCCTGTCTACAAATGGCGGCACAACCTTCACCCCATTCACCGCTGCCACTAAACTGACCACTTCGGGCGCCTACCATTTGCAGGTAACGGATGCGAATGGTTGTGTCACGCCGGCTGATGATGTCTATAACGTCGCATTACCCGCTGCTGCACTCGATTTTTCCACAACGGTATCTGATTATCACGGTTATAATATCTCCTGTAAAAATGCGGCAGATGGCAGGATCACAGTCAATGCAACCGGCGGTAATGGTGGTGCTTTCTCCGGTTATGAATACAGCCTGAACGGCGGTAAATATCAGGCGTCCCCTGTATTCGACCAGCTCGGTGGTAATAGCTACACGATCAGCGTAAAAGATGGGAGGGGATGTGAAGTGTCAAAGACGATCAACCTGACCGAGCCCGATATGAAAGAGGTGACACTTACCAAAGCAGACATTGCCTGTAACGGTGCTGCTACGGGCAAACTCACCGTTGATATAACCGGTGGGGCTGGTGCATATAACCTTACAGTGAATAGCCAGGCAGTAACGGCGGGTACTACCCTGGAACAGTTGTCAGCGGGTGTATATGACATCCATATCACTGATGCAAATGTTTGTCCGGTAGATACCAGCATCACACTCGTGAACACTTATCCGGCACTGACAATTGATAGTGCTGTTATAACAGCGATCATCTGTTATGATAATACCGCCAGGATCGATATTGGTGCTACGGGTGGCGATGGCGTACATCACTTCAGTCTGAGTACGGATAACTGGAGCAGTGCGACCAGCTACACAAGCGGTGCTGCACTGACTGCTGGCAGCTATGCCTTGCGTCTTACAGACGGACAGGGTTGTATTATCAACTATCCTGATATCCTGGAGATCACAGCGCCTGCTGCGCCACTCCGCCTTACGGCCATTTTATCTGAGCACAACGGATTTAATATTTCCTGTAAGGATGCCGCAGATGGTATCATTACTGTACAGGCCACCGGTGGTAACGGTGGTAGCTATGTTGGCTATCAATACAGTATTAACGGAGTTGCTTATCAGGCATCACCCGTATTCGATCACCTGGGACCAGGCGACTACACCGTCAGCGTTAAAGATGGCAGAGGTTGTATAGCGTCCGTCACAACTACACTGAAACAGTCTGATATGCAGGTGAACCTGACTAAAACAGACGTTACATGTAATGGCGATGCGACAGGTACCCTGACTGTTCAGGTCACAGGGGGGACGACTACATACAGTCTCACGGTGAACGGGCAAGCGGTGACTGCTGGAACCACGTTGCAGCAGCTGCCGGCGGGAATTTACAATATTCATATCACAGATGCCAACGGATGTCCGACGGATACCAGTATTACGATCGTTAACACCTATCCGGCACTGACAATCGACAGTGCTGTGGTAAAAGATATTGTATGTTATGGTACAACCGGTCGTATTGATCTCGGTGGTAGCGGCGGAGATGGTATACATACTTTTAGTCTGAGTACGGATAACTGGAACAGTGCGGTCAATTATACCAGTGGAGCTGTACTGACACCCGGTGATTATGCATTACGGCTGACTGATGGGCAGGGTTGTATCACCAGTTATCCGGATATCTTACAGATCACAGCGCCTGCATCCCCATTCAGTTTTACCGTTTCTTTATCAGACTATAACGGATACAATGTGACCTGTGCAGGTAGCAATGGCGTTATTACTGTGAATGCGACCGGTGGTAATGGTGGCAAATATACCGGCTATCAATATAGTATCGGCGGACGTGCATATCAGTCTTCACCAGTATTCGATCATCTCCGGGCCGGTACTTATACTATCAGTGTAAAAGACGCCAGAGGATGTGAATCGTCTACAACGGTCACGCTGGTGCAATCTGATATGAAGGTGGCTCTAACCAAGACGGATATTATCTGTAACGGCGCAGCGACGGGTACGCTGACCACAGTGATCACGGGCGGTGCAGGTAGCTACAGCCTCACGGTGAATGGCCGGACAGTAATGCCCGGTACGACCTTACAGCAGTTGTCCGCCGGCAGGTATGATATTCATATTACCGATGCAAATGGTTGTCCGATAGATACCAATATCACCATTGTATACACGTACCCTGCGCTGCATATTGATAGTGCGGTCGTAACAGATATTGTATGTTACGGTACGAAAGGACGTATTAATATTGGTGCCAGCGGTGGTGACGGTATGTATACGTTCAGCCTCAGTACAGATAACTGGAACAGTGCATCGACTTACACCACTGGTGCTGCGCTAGACGCGGGTAACTATAAATTGCGTCTCACAGACGGACAAGGTTGTATGACCAACTACACCGACAACCTAAAGGTTACAGCACCAGCATCGCCACTCACTTTCACGACCACATTATCTAATTACAACGGGTATAATATCTCGTGCATGGGTGGTAACAACGGAACCGCCGCTATCACGGCAGCTGGTGGTAATGGTGCGTCATATAGCGGATATACCTATGCAGTCGATGGTGGGATGTTTACAACAGACACATTATTCAAACAGCTCAATGCGGGTAAACATACCTTCTCTGTAAAAGATGCCAGGGGATGTGTCCTGTCAAAAGATGTTGTACTGACAGCGCCAGCCACCGCTATTAATCTGACACTGGTGAGCAGACAGCAGGTACCATGTGCTTCTCTGCCCGTAGGTAGCATTACCGTAACAGGTAGTGGTGGCACAGGAGGCTTACAGTATAGCATTGATAACCTTAACTGGCAGTCTGCTGCAACATTCAATGGATTGGTAGCCGGCGCATATACCGTGATGGTCAGGGATCAGAACGGTTGTGTGAAAACGCTAAGTACAGAAATAGTACCGGTGAATCCGCCGATTGTAATTGACAGTATCACTGTAAATGACATTGTATGTTACGGACAGAAAGGAACGATACAGGTACGGGCCCATGGTGGTACTGGCAGCCTGACCAGCGAATATGCATGGAATGGTGGTAACTACGATCATACTTTCAACAATACTACACCGATGGGAGCGGGTACTTATACGATTCGTATAAAAGATGCTGCCGGTTGTTACTCCGCTGTTTCTGCGGTGAAGCACATCACCGCGCCTTCAACTGCCCTGGACGTTGCTGTAACGACTACTGATTACAATGGTCTGCAAATCTCCTGCTATGGCCGCAGTGATGGCAGTATCAGTCTTGCAGCCACGGGGGGTAACGGTGGTAGTTATAATGGGTATAAATACAGCATCAATAACAGTGCATATGCGACCGCTAATACTTACACTAATCTCACTGCAGGCAACTATAGCATTAAAGTAAGTGATGGACGTGGATGTGAACTTGTGCGCCAGGTGGTCTTACAACAGCCAGCTGCTGCGTTAACACTTGCTGTAAGCAGCAAGGAAGATCTGACCTGTGAGGCTAATCCTACCGGAATGATCGGACTACAGGCCGGGGGCGGTACTGCACCTTATACGTATGCAATGAATGGTGGTAGCTGGCAGCAGGTGCCTGTATTTGCTGCATTGCCTGCGAATACCTACGCACTACAGGTAAAAGATGTCAATGGTTGTATGGCGAATGTGACGGAACAGCTCAACGCGATGTACCCGCCTATCACGGCAACAGCGACTATTGATGATGTCACCTGTAATGGTCTCGCCGACGGGTCACTGGCAGTGATGCCAACGGGAGGGGACGGCCAGTATACCTACGAATGGAATGTAGCCGGATTGTCTGGTCATACCGTGAAAGACCTGCCTGCTGGCACCTATACGGTGAAGATCACTGATGGCGCGGGGTGCTTCAGTTCATTTACCAATGAGGTTGGGCAACCAACCAGGCTACAGCTGGAAGTGGATGCACCTGCTGTCTGCGATGGACAGAACGGAAGCATAGACGCTTATGTAAGTGGCGGTATTGCTCCTTACAAATATTCTCTTAACCAGAGTAGCTGGCTGCCTGCCGGTTCGTTCACACAGATGGAAGCCGGTCAGTATAATATCAGGATACAGGATCAGCATGGCTGTGAGATAGCGCAGGATTTTGCCATCGAAAAGCGGAATGTCAAGCCTGACGTTAACTTCCTGGTAGCTTCCCGCCGCAATGCACTGGATACACTTGTATTAAAAGAGATCAGTGTACCTGCGCCTGATCATGTAAGCTGGAGCTATTCTCCTGCCGCCACATTCCTGGGCTATGAACCTGACGGTACGCCACTGATAAAATTCGCAGCACCAGGAACCTACTGGGTAGAGATGACCGGCACCTTTGGTGAGTGTATCTATTCGGAAAGGAAAGAAGTGATGATCAGTCCGTACGATCCGCTTGCAGGACCTGGTTATACGGTACCCGTGCGGGTCATCGATACCGTGATGATGTCTCCGAATCCTAATAATGGCAATTTCAGCTTCACCGTGAAACTGAACCGTAAGCAGCAGGTAGTGGCCTATGTATATGACATGAATGGTATCATTGCCGGCAAACGTCAGTACGCACCGGCTCTACAGATAGACGATAAATTTTCTGTCGGTGGGACCGCTACCCGCACATTCATCCTTCGGATCATCACTGAAAGCGAAAGCAGGGATGTCCGGTTTATTATTTCCCGATAA